In Janthinobacterium sp. B9-8, the genomic stretch AAGGGAATTTAAAGAAAGAGGATAAGTATCAGGAACAGTGATTTGCTTTTCGATTAAAACACCCAGAATGCGGGTTTCGAGCAGGGAAAGGAGGAAAGTCATAGTGCACCAGCAGATCAAGCAGATGGGTTTATTATGCACTTAAATGATGTGAAGCTTACTAAATTCAATCATGTAGAGTGAGCACGCTTTTGTGCCCACCCTACATTTTTGCACAGCAACCCCTTAGCTAATACTCATCAAACTCGCATTACCGCCTGCGGCTGCGGTGTTTACGCTGATAGAGCGCTCGGCCAGAAGGCGGGCCAGATCGAAGTCTTCTCCGGCAACAAGGGCGGCGCTGGATAGGCCTTGCACTTGTAAGATAGGCCCGGCAATTTCTGCGACCTGGCGGTTGATCTCACCCAGTGCATCGCTATCGCCTTCAAACAAGACCGCTCCAATCACACCGGCTTCGGCCATAGATGGCTTCACAACAACTCTGCCAGACAAGGCTTTTGGCAAGGCATCAACCATGGCTTTTACTGCCGGATGCGCAATAAATACCGCCTGATTACCACTGGCTAAGGCGGCAGCAAATTGCGCTTTTGCGCCCAACTCAGTTGCAGCAACACAAAGTACCGGGCCACGCGGATGCAGTAGGTAGCGGTTGCGCTCGCCAGTTGGGCCGGGCAAATCGATATTTGCACCTAGGCCAGATCCCGCCAGATAGCGACTGCAACGTGCCGCCGCATCGCCTTCTTTAAGGGATTGCAAATGATCGTGATAAGCCAGCAGCGGAGCAAGGGCCGCCTGATCGCCCGGCAGGGTTTGCGCAGGGCGGCGGGACAAGAGACGTGGCAAGTACAGCGGGCCACCGGCCTTAGGCCCTGTGCCCGATAAGCCTTCTCCACCAAAAGGTTGCACGCCAACCACAGCACCAATCACATTGCGGTTTACATAGATATTACCGGCTTGCACTTTCTCAACCACGTGAGCGATGGTTTCATCGATACGGGTATGCACACCAAAAGTCAGACCAAAACCCGTTGCGTTGATATCAGCTATCAGCTGATCCAAGGCTTCGCGGCGATAGCGAATTACGTGTAATACAGGGCCGAATACTTCTTGTTTCAGCTCAGACAGGCTATTGATTTCGATCAGCGTAGGCGCAATAAATGTGCCCTGCTGGCATACGCTAGGCAGCGGCAGCGCTAATACCTCAGCACCACGGTCCTTGAATGCGGCGATATGGCTGGCAATATTTTGCTGCGCCTCAGAATCAATCACGGGGCCTACATCCACGGCCAGCGAATCGGGTTTGCCGATATTTAACTCCTGCATCGCGCCTTTCAGCATATGCAGAATATGATCTGCTGCCTCAGTTTGCAGGCAGAGCACGCGCAGTGCCGAGCAGCGCTGGCCAGCCGAATCAAACGCCGACATCAGCACATCGCCCACCACCTGCTCGGCCAGAGCCGATGAATCAACAATCATGCAGTTCTGGCCGCCGGTTTCGGCAATCAGCGGAATGGTGCGGCCGTCTTTATCGAGGCGTTTCGCCAAATTGCTGGCAATTAAACGTGCCACTTGGGTAGAGCCGGTAAACATCACGCCACTGCAACGCGCGTCAGAAATTAAGGCGCTACCCACGGTTTCACCACGGCCCGGCAAGAGTTGCACCGCACCGGCAGGCACGCCCGCTGCACGCAAGATGCGCACGGCTTCGGCTGCGATCAGCGGGGTTTGCTCGGCGGGCTTAGCCAGCACAGGATTGCCTGCCGCCAAGGCTGCAGCCACTTGCCCAATAAAAATCGCCAACGGGAAATTCCACGGGCTGATACAGACCACGGGGCCCAGCGGGCGATGCGTGTCATTGGCAAAATCTTGCTCGATTTGCACCGCGTAATAGCGCAAGAAATCGACCGCTTCGCGCACTTCGGCAATCGCGTTGGGCAGGGATTTACCCGCTTCACGCACGATCAGGCCCAAGAGTGGCTGCATACCGGATTCGAGCAATTGCGCTGCGCGATTCAGGCAGGCTGCGCGCTCGGCGACCGATGTAGCTTGCCAGATTGGGCCAATATTTGCGGCGTGCATAAAGGCAGTCGCCACATCATCCACATCGGCTTCAATCACATAGCCCACCACATCCTGATGATCGGCCGGATTTTTAACAGCCTGCTTACGAGCCATATCCAGCTCGGCCACCACACCCAATAAAGGCGCGGCCAACCATTCGGTATTCACGCCCGCCAAAAGTGCGGCAGACAAGGAGGCCAAGCGATGCTCATTAGATAAATCCAAGCCGCTGGAATTCAGACGATTTGCACCAAACAAGAGTCGTGGCAGCGGGATTTTATCGTGCGGGGCAAAAGCAGGAATCACCGCCAAGGCTTGCACAATCGGATCGACAATCAGCTCTTCAATGGCCACATTTTCATCGGCAATGCGGTTTACAAACGAGCTATTTGCGCCATTTTCCAGCAAGCGGCGCACCAAATAAGCCAGCAGCGTTTCATGGCTGCCCACCGGCGCATACACGCGGCAAGGGCGGCCCAGTTTTTCACGTGCGGTCACTTCTTCGTATAAAGGCTCACCCATGCCGTGCAGGCACTGGAACTCGTACTGGCCGGGGTAGTAATTTTGCCCGGCAAGGTGATAAATCGCCGAAAGCGTTTGCGCATTATGCGTTGCAAACTGCGGGTAGACCGCATCTGGGGTCGCCAGTAGTTTTTTAGCGCAGGCAAGGTAAGCCACATCGGTATAAACCTTACGCGTGTACACCGGATAATCTTCTAAGCCATCCACTTGCGCACGCTTGATTTCGCTATCCCAATACGCGCCTTTCACTAAACGAATCATCAAACGGTGGCCACTACGGCGGGCCAGATCGATCACATAATCAATCACATGCGGCGCACGCTTTTGGTAGGCCTGAATCACAAAACCAATGCCGTTCCAGCCTGCCAGCTCAGGATCGAAACACATGGCTTCCAACAAATCGAGCGAGATTTCTAAGCGATCCGCTTCTTCGGCATCAATATTTAAACCAATATCGTAGTGGCGGGCGAGGCGTGCCAAGGCAATCACGCTAGGCAATAATTCTGCCGTAACGCGGTCTTGCTGCGCACGCGAATAACGCGGGTGCAAGGCAGACAACTTGATCGAAATCCCCGGGCCTTCGTAAATACCGCGCCCGGCCGATGCCTTACCAATGGCATGAATCGCTTGCTCGTAAGCAGCGTAATAACGCTTAGCGTCTTCCGCCGTAGTAGCCGCTTCACCCAGCATATCGTAAGAATATCTAAAGCCTCGGGCTTCAAATTTTCGGCTATTGGCTAGTGCCTCAGCGATGGTTTCGCCGGTTACAAACTGCTCGCCCATCAAGCGCATCGCCATATCGACGCCCTTGCGGATCAAAGGCTCGCCACCACGGCCAATCAAACGGGTTAAGGCAGAAGACAGCCCCGCTTCGCTATTGGTGGCAACCAGCTTACCGGTCAGCATCAGCCCCCAGCTTGCCGCATTCACAAATAAAGATGGCGATTGCCCAAGGTGAGCATGCCAATCGCCCTTGCTAACTTTATCTCTGATCAATACATCACGCGTAGCGCGATCAGGAATACGCAGCAAAGCTTCGGCCAGGCACATTAGCGCCACACCTTCCTGGCTGGATAAAGAGAACTCGTGAATCAGGCCTTCAACACCGCCACCGGTACGCTTGGCGCGTAATGCCGCCACCAATTTATGCGCCAAGGCCTGTGTTTGCTCGGCCATATGTGCCGTCGGCATTTTGGCTTGCTCTACCAGCACCGGCAGGCATTCGGCCTCCGGACGGCGATAAGCCGAAGTAATGGCAGAACGCAAAACGCTTTGCACGGCAATACTTTGAGCCAGCTCTAGGAAAGGAAGATTGCTTTCAACGCTCTCTGCATCATCCAGCAGCGGCAGCGCTTCGCCATCTTGCGCCAGCTCCAGCGGGCGGGCGCCCTGCTCTACCTGCTGCAAATAGGCAAAAATTGATTGCTTAATCAGCCAATGCGGCGTTCTATCTAATTGCTGGGCTGCAGTTTTAATCCGCGCCCGCAAATCGTCGTCGACTTTAATTCCTAGCGTTGTGCTGGCCATTTTTGCGTTCTGTTTAATCAAGATGACATATTATAAATCGAGTTGCACCTTGCAATGTAGGGACTATCCCTAGGGTTGCACCTTTTTGGTTGCACCTTATAAAAATAATGACCGCCTGTCTCATCCAGCCTCAGATTCTTTAACCTGTTTAATTCATTTGTAATAACATCCGCCACATTAGAAAATCATAATAAACCCGATTGACAGAGGTATTGCAGATGCTTTACACGCTCAAAGGCAAAATTCAGGCCGTCATGATTTTATTAACGACGCTCACCGTTGCCCTATTTACCTATTTTAGCTATCAGCAAGCACGCAGCCATGCTCTGCAAGCCATTGACAGCCAGCTTACCGCCGCAGCCACCGGCTACCGCTATGTATTAGGCGAAGGCTTTCATGCCGAGCTAAAACCACGCGAGCAAGCCGATCTGCCGCAAATGCGTCAACTATCAGAGCGGCTTACCCGCTATAGCAAAGAACTAGGCTTACCGTTTATTTACGGTTATATCCAGCGCGAAGGTAAAACCTATTACGTGCTCTCTTCCCTCTCGCCAGAAGAAGAAAGCAAACCCGATGCCGAGGTTTACCTCACCGCATCGGATTCCACCAGCAAGCAATTACAAATTGCAATGAGCACCAAGCAGCGCACTTTTGACGAATACGACAGCAAATTTGGCAGCTTTCGCACCATCTTTTTGCCCTTTACTAATAATAAAGGCGAAACAATTGTGGCTGCGGCTGATGCGAATTTGTCATCCGTAAAAGACACTTTAAATAGTATTCTGATGAAATCTGTCATCTTGGGCGCACTGGCTATTTTGCTATCGACCATTGCATCGCTCTGGCTAGCCAATCTGGTCACCCGCCCGCTTAATCGCTTAAGAATTGCCATGCAAAACTTAAATGGCGGCCACGCCGATTTAACCGTGCGCTTAGATAGCAGCAGCCGTGATGAAACATCGCATATTGCAATCGCATTTAATCAATTTATGGGCGACTTGCACAAAATGATTAATCTGGTACGCGATCAGGCTGGCAAACTCAGTGGTGGCGTAGCCGATATTGAACAAATGGCGCAAAAACTATCGCAAGAATCACATAAGCAAGCCGATATGGCCGCCACATCTGCCGCCAATATTGAAGAAGTTACCGTCAGCATTGCGCACATTGCCGACAGCACCCAGCAAGTTGAAAGCACCGTTAAAGAAGCTGATTTGGGCGCACAAGCCAGTGCCGATGCCGTGAACACCATGCGGGACGACACCAATAAAATGGCGGGCACGGTTGGCGAGCTGAGCAACACCATGCAAGAGCTATCTGAGCAATCGCAGAAAATCAGCTTAATCACCGTCACCATTAAAGACATCGCGGGCCAGACTAATTTGCTGGCGCTCAACGCCGCGATTGAAGCCGCAAGAGCAGGTGAAACAGGCCGTGGCTTTGCGGTAGTAGCCGATGAAGTCAGAAAGCTAGCCGAGCGCACCGCCCGCGCCACCGAAGAAATCGAGCAGATGCTTGGCTCAATCAGCAATAAAACCGATCACGCCGTTGGCAAAATGCAAGCCACCAAAGAAATGGTAAGCGGTAATCAAGCGCTAGCCCAAGTAATTGCCGAGCGCATCGGCGGCATGCAGGCTGAAATGCAATCGGTAGCCGGAAAAATCATCGAAATATCCAGCGCCACCCGTGAGCAATCCATGGCCACCGAGCAAATCGCCCAAGTGGCTGAAAAGATCAATCACCAAGTAACCGAAACCGATATTGCACTCAAAAACACCCGAGCAACGCTGACAGATTTGTCAGAGCTGGCGGCCAATTTACAAGGGGTTGTGGGGCGGTTTAAGCTTTAAATCTATTTTCTAAGCCGATTGAGCAAGGCGATATCAATACGCCTTGCTCAGTTGCCGAGCTAAGCACTCGGCCCAGCCCCCTCCGCACTTCTCACTACCTTGCAGGCATAGCAGCCGTAGCCTGCGTAATGCAAATGCACATAAGCAATCGCTGCCCCTTGTAATAGCTGCTGCAAATACTGAACCAGCCGCTCCCCTTCCACCACCTCCGCCATTTTGATCATTCCTTCTGCATCGTAGGCACGTACCGACATCTGCCTTGTTTCCATTTCACCCGGCAATTGGTTCGGCGCTAAAGTGGTAGCCACGCTATTTTCACGCACAAAAATTGGCCCGCTTGCCCGATATGGAGAAGCGCACTGATGGTAAACAAAGGGCAAAAGTAAAACGTGCTCCCCGATCGCCGCATCACGCAGGCTAACGCGGCAAGGATAGCCCAGCGGTTTATCCGCAATTAAACGCCGCGCATTGTGGCTGGCAAGCTCTTCTGTATTCATCGCAAAAAATGGCTGAAATTGTTCAATAGCCAGTGCATAGACTTGAAAATTCATGATTTAACCCCTGAGTAAATTAAACAGCAGGGCCAATCATGGCTAAATCGCCACTGGATAAACACCCGATTCTTGCGCTCTTTCTGATTTATGTTTTAAAAGCAGCAAACTGACTTTGGGAATCTCTGATTTACTCTGCTTTATCATTCCCGCTCAGCTGGGAATCCAGCATTTACACTTGATCTCCGGCAAAAAATTCGGGGATGACGATTTAATCAAAGCTAATTTTGTTGTTTTTATGTAAATATTTACAAGCCTTCTAAAAACTGTAATACCGCGCTGCTATCCTGCCCGCTATACGACTTAGGGGAGTGATCCATGGGTATTTCTACTACGCTACTTGATCACATTTATATCAAAACGCCCCTGGGGCTAAAAGAAATTGCAGAGCGCAGCAGCGGCCTGCTGGCAAAGCAGCGCCGCTTACTGATCTTAATTGACGGCATAAAATCCAGCAGCGATTTAGCCGCGCTATTGGCTGAGTTTGAGCTTACTGCCAAGCTTGATGAGTTGGTGGAGCTCGGGTTTATTCAATTAAAAGATACGGCGTTCAGTGTTGAGCCCAATGTTGAAATCAGCAATAACGTCATTAAAGAGCCGTCCACAGCACCGGCTACTGAAATCATCATCAACCCGATCATTGACCCGATTTTCCTCGAGCAAGCTAAAAATCTAATGATAGAAAGCGCCCAGCACTGCATGGGCATTATGGCCAGATCATTAATTGAAGAGATACAGCAGTGCAATCAAAACAACTACAAAGTGGTCATTGCCCGCTGGAATATGGCACTGCGCCAATCAAATAAAGCACGCACCCATGCCGATCAATATGTAGATGCGGTAAAGACTTTAATTGGGATTGATTGAAAAAAACCAAAAGCTTGAAACACAGAGTTTTGCGAAGAAATGTTGGGCTGATAAAACTTTAGCTCAAGCTAAATTTGCAGCTTACGACCTTTCGAGCATTTCCCGCCTACAGGGCTCAAACTGATGTAGGTATCGGGTAAAGGTATCTTTGGGGCGTTCAAGCCCATTAGAAGCCAAAACTCGGGCGGCCATGCCTCGATGGTTGCTACCATGCGTCAATAAGTGCAGCAGAATTTCCTCAACTGAAAGCTGCCCTTGGTCACCATCCGTGAATTGGAAATAAACCTGTCTACTCAATTCATCTTGGCTCACTGCCTCTGTAAAACCCACCAACCAAGCATCATTCTGATCCATCCGATCTTTTAGCTCAGAGAGTGAAGGCGTTTCAGGAGTATTGTCAGCGCTGTACAGCTCTGGGCTGCCAGATACACGGCTAATAAAAAGACTGTCCACCACGGTTGTGTGGTTCAAGATGCGGGCAAAGAAAGTGGAGTCATCATCCGATAGTAAATGAAGCTGCCGCTCGCCATAGGAGAGAAGCTCCGCATTTGCCCATGCCTTGTACTTAAACGCTTTTAGAAACATATTATTTGCTTGCATAGTGACTCTGGTGAGATTGGAAGGTGGCAGATAACATCTGCATCAGCCTGGACAGCTTTTTACGCAGGTAGTGATGGATTAAGCGCTTTTGTGCCATTCGGGCCGAAATTGAACCACAGGGGTTTCTCCTTGAACTCCAATGTCGTACGAGAAAAGTTTGGTAACTATAAAACGCTTATCTGTTGCGCGAGTTGTGAGCGAAAAGGAAACCTCAATGCGGTTTATTTTGTACCGTGCCTCGCGTACTTTCTGTATGCCAAGCTGATTTACATGCCCAACAGGAATCCGGACTTCCATTACTTGTGGTGCAACAAGCACCCACTCTTTAAAATTTGGTGTTTCATAGGTTTCATCTCCAATGTGAAGACGAATCTCGCTGAGCATAACCTCACAAAGGTGAGGACCAACATTGCGAGGGATAACAGTAACGGCATAACCCTGCCCTTCAAGAAGTGGCTCAACGCGAACTTCAGGCACAACGTACGGGCGGTACTTATTTGAATATTCTCGCCTGAGGAACCATAGGGTAACTGCGGCAAGAATAAATATGCCTAATGTCATTAATGAGCCAAGCGCATTGGCATAATTATTTGAAAATTCTTTCAGTATTTCCATGAGCTTCACCAAGGAGGGAATGTCTGAGGGCTAATGATTGAATGCAGGGGTCTGATCCTTTTTGCTTCTCCTTACTTTCAAATAGCTGCCATATAGCCGTCAGTTTACCAAAAGAACAATGACAAACAAATAGAGCTATAACTTTCTACAAGCAATATTATCTCCAGCCATCAGCCAAAGAAATCGCATTACCCAACGCTTACCTAAGGCATCCATCCCCGCTTGGCTTTATACTGCTCATCCAAACATAAAAATTGCCGGAGACTTGGATGCTTGCTCGATTTCGCCCTCTGATTATTGCCGTCACCGTCGCCTCAACCCTGCTCGCCCCCCTCGCCAGCGCCGCCGTCAGTAAGGCGGTTTCAGCAAGCAATAAAGTAGAAAACGCCAAGAGCCTGCTTTGGAAAATAGAGAAAAAAGGCAGCCCGGATTCCTGGCTCTACGGCACGGCTCATGTGGGCGACCCGCGCGTGACCCAGCTCAGCCCTAAAACCGAGGCCGCTTTTGCTGGTTCAAAAAAAGTGGTTACCGAAATCCGCCTCGATTTTGGCATGATGATGGAGATGGGCAAGCGCATGCTGACCCCCGAACCATCATTAGAGCAAATCATTGATAAAGAGCATTA encodes the following:
- a CDS encoding DinB family protein; translated protein: MQANNMFLKAFKYKAWANAELLSYGERQLHLLSDDDSTFFARILNHTTVVDSLFISRVSGSPELYSADNTPETPSLSELKDRMDQNDAWLVGFTEAVSQDELSRQVYFQFTDGDQGQLSVEEILLHLLTHGSNHRGMAARVLASNGLERPKDTFTRYLHQFEPCRREMLERS
- the putA gene encoding trifunctional transcriptional regulator/proline dehydrogenase/L-glutamate gamma-semialdehyde dehydrogenase; translated protein: MASTTLGIKVDDDLRARIKTAAQQLDRTPHWLIKQSIFAYLQQVEQGARPLELAQDGEALPLLDDAESVESNLPFLELAQSIAVQSVLRSAITSAYRRPEAECLPVLVEQAKMPTAHMAEQTQALAHKLVAALRAKRTGGGVEGLIHEFSLSSQEGVALMCLAEALLRIPDRATRDVLIRDKVSKGDWHAHLGQSPSLFVNAASWGLMLTGKLVATNSEAGLSSALTRLIGRGGEPLIRKGVDMAMRLMGEQFVTGETIAEALANSRKFEARGFRYSYDMLGEAATTAEDAKRYYAAYEQAIHAIGKASAGRGIYEGPGISIKLSALHPRYSRAQQDRVTAELLPSVIALARLARHYDIGLNIDAEEADRLEISLDLLEAMCFDPELAGWNGIGFVIQAYQKRAPHVIDYVIDLARRSGHRLMIRLVKGAYWDSEIKRAQVDGLEDYPVYTRKVYTDVAYLACAKKLLATPDAVYPQFATHNAQTLSAIYHLAGQNYYPGQYEFQCLHGMGEPLYEEVTAREKLGRPCRVYAPVGSHETLLAYLVRRLLENGANSSFVNRIADENVAIEELIVDPIVQALAVIPAFAPHDKIPLPRLLFGANRLNSSGLDLSNEHRLASLSAALLAGVNTEWLAAPLLGVVAELDMARKQAVKNPADHQDVVGYVIEADVDDVATAFMHAANIGPIWQATSVAERAACLNRAAQLLESGMQPLLGLIVREAGKSLPNAIAEVREAVDFLRYYAVQIEQDFANDTHRPLGPVVCISPWNFPLAIFIGQVAAALAAGNPVLAKPAEQTPLIAAEAVRILRAAGVPAGAVQLLPGRGETVGSALISDARCSGVMFTGSTQVARLIASNLAKRLDKDGRTIPLIAETGGQNCMIVDSSALAEQVVGDVLMSAFDSAGQRCSALRVLCLQTEAADHILHMLKGAMQELNIGKPDSLAVDVGPVIDSEAQQNIASHIAAFKDRGAEVLALPLPSVCQQGTFIAPTLIEINSLSELKQEVFGPVLHVIRYRREALDQLIADINATGFGLTFGVHTRIDETIAHVVEKVQAGNIYVNRNVIGAVVGVQPFGGEGLSGTGPKAGGPLYLPRLLSRRPAQTLPGDQAALAPLLAYHDHLQSLKEGDAAARCSRYLAGSGLGANIDLPGPTGERNRYLLHPRGPVLCVAATELGAKAQFAAALASGNQAVFIAHPAVKAMVDALPKALSGRVVVKPSMAEAGVIGAVLFEGDSDALGEINRQVAEIAGPILQVQGLSSAALVAGEDFDLARLLAERSISVNTAAAGGNASLMSIS
- a CDS encoding methyl-accepting chemotaxis protein, producing MLYTLKGKIQAVMILLTTLTVALFTYFSYQQARSHALQAIDSQLTAAATGYRYVLGEGFHAELKPREQADLPQMRQLSERLTRYSKELGLPFIYGYIQREGKTYYVLSSLSPEEESKPDAEVYLTASDSTSKQLQIAMSTKQRTFDEYDSKFGSFRTIFLPFTNNKGETIVAAADANLSSVKDTLNSILMKSVILGALAILLSTIASLWLANLVTRPLNRLRIAMQNLNGGHADLTVRLDSSSRDETSHIAIAFNQFMGDLHKMINLVRDQAGKLSGGVADIEQMAQKLSQESHKQADMAATSAANIEEVTVSIAHIADSTQQVESTVKEADLGAQASADAVNTMRDDTNKMAGTVGELSNTMQELSEQSQKISLITVTIKDIAGQTNLLALNAAIEAARAGETGRGFAVVADEVRKLAERTARATEEIEQMLGSISNKTDHAVGKMQATKEMVSGNQALAQVIAERIGGMQAEMQSVAGKIIEISSATREQSMATEQIAQVAEKINHQVTETDIALKNTRATLTDLSELAANLQGVVGRFKL
- a CDS encoding DUF1203 domain-containing protein, translating into MNFQVYALAIEQFQPFFAMNTEELASHNARRLIADKPLGYPCRVSLRDAAIGEHVLLLPFVYHQCASPYRASGPIFVRENSVATTLAPNQLPGEMETRQMSVRAYDAEGMIKMAEVVEGERLVQYLQQLLQGAAIAYVHLHYAGYGCYACKVVRSAEGAGPSA